Sequence from the Arthrobacter pigmenti genome:
CGTCATCGGTCGAACCGTCCAGTAGCGCGGCCAGAAGTACACCACCTTCATCGTCCGATGCCCCCATTCCCAGCAGCCCTCCGGTGGCCCTGGTACGGCCCAACTCCATGTTGTGCATGACCATTTCGCGGCACTTCTCTGGGTGGATAGTGGAACTCCCCATCGCCTCCTCGGCTCTCGCCACTCCGGCTTCCGCCTCTTGCGGGGGAACGATCTGAAGAGGGGCATCCAAGGCGTCAGTTAGCGAGGCTACCCGAGCTTCAAGCTCAGCCTTGCTGACCAGCTCAGGAGGCGCCGTCGTCGTGGGCTTTGTGGAGGGCGCTTCAGCGGCAGACGAAGCTGCGTCCGAGGGTGCAGAAAAACGTGCGTCCGAGGCTGCCTCATTGGAGCCGCCGCAGCCGGTCAGCAACAGAGTTACTGCGAGCGCGCAGGAGGTAACGAAAGACTTTTTCATGATGGATTTCCCCTTGTGCCGCGACCAGTTCGCGGTCGATGGAGGAATCGTAACCCAGAGGGTCGGCCAGCTTGCGGCGCTTATCCAAAGACCCGCCGAGCCCGCCCCTTGACGCCACCGAAGCACAGAACAATCGTTGAAGCATGGACTGGCTCGACGCCGACGGATACGAGATAGGCCGGCAGATCCTTCAGCGCGGGGTCGCCGCCATCTACCTGATCGCGTTTGTCTCGGCCATCAACCAGTTCCCGGCCCTGCTCGGCGAACGCGGACTCCTCCCCGCGCCCAGATTCATCGAGCGCGTCGGCAAACGCGCAGGGCCCACACTGTTCCGCTGGCGCTACTCGGACAGGCTCCTACTCACCACATGCTGGATCGGCGCCGCCATTGCCGCCCTCCTGATAGCAGGACTACCGCAGGCAGGCCCTCCCTGGCTTCCGATGGTTGCATTCCTCATGATGTGGGCGCTCTACCTGTCGATCGTGAACATCGGTCAGGTGTTCTACGGTTTCGGCTGGGAAAGCCTGCTGCTCGAAGCGGGGTTCCTGGTGGCGTTCCTCGGCTCGAACGACGTCGATCCCCCGCTCCTCGTACTCCTCGCCATCCGGTGGCTGGTGTTCCGCCTTGAGTTCGGTGCAGGGACGATCAAGATCCGCGGTGACCGCTCCTGGCGGGACCTCACCGCCCTCTACTACCACCACGAAACCCAGCCCATGCCGAACCCGGCCAGCCGGTTCTTCCATCTCCTGCCCAAACCGCTGCACCGCATCGAGGTTGCGGGAAACCACTTCACCCAACTCGTGGTGCCGTTCTTCCTCTTCGCACCCCAGCCGATAGCAGGGATAGCCGCAGTCATCATCATTGCCACCCAGGCCTGGCTCGTGATCTCCGGAAACTTCGCGTGGCTGAACTGGATAACCATCGTGCTCACATTCGGCGCCGTCCCCGACTCCTTCTACGAAGCCCTCTTCCAGGTCACCATTGAACCAGCGTACGGGCGGACGCCGGTCTGGTTCACCGTCGTCGTCGTACTGATGGCCGCGTTCATCGCCTACCTGAGCTGGCAACCGCTACGGAACCTGTTCGCGAAGCGCCAGCTCATGAACGCCAGCTTCAACCGCTTCCATCTGGTCAACGCGTACGGCGCGTTCGGAAGCGTGACGAAGGCTCGGTACGAGGTGATCATCGAGGGCACCATCGACGACGGCGCCCCCGGCTCACGGTGGCGCGAATACGAGTTCAAGGGCAAGCCCGGCGACCCTAGCCGCATGCCGCGACAGTACGCGCCGTACCATCTGCGGCTGGACTGGCTGATGTGGTTCCTCGCACTTGGGTCCGACGGCGGTTGGTTCAGCCCGCTGCTTGTGAAGCTTTTGCGGGCCGACCCAAAGATCCTGAAACTGATCCGCCATGACCCGTTCGACGGCGAACCACCCCGCTACATCCGCGCCCGGGTCTTCCGCTACCGCTTCAGCACCCGCGAGGAAAAGCGGTCCACGGGTCTGTGGTGGATGCGGGAGCAGTCGGGCACGCTGGTGGATCCGATCTCGTTACGATCGGACCACGAACACCCGGCCGCCTAGCCACTGCCGGGTAAACGCTGATTGAATGGAAGAACGACTATTCAAGGGGGACCGTCATGACCTTCACCAAACTCCTGCTGATCGGTGGCACGTCACTACTCGCCGGATTCTTCCTGCTCCTGGCTCCGATGGCCGAGATCATCAACGGCACGGCTGACGGATTGGCCTGGTTCCTCGCCGCGATCGGCGCGTTCCTGCTGCTCGAGGGCATCGTCATGTTCTTCCTCGGCCTCCAGGCACGCAAACGCGACCTCAACCGTCCCCGCACCTACGGCCATGATGAGGACGGCAAGCCCTTCGAGGATGACCGCCCGCACAACGCCCACCAGTACCCCGGAGCCGGCGTTCAGGGTCAGGCCGGCGTCGACGGGATGCCGTGAACGAGGTCGAGACCTTTCCGCAGCGTTACGCCGCCGCCGTCCGCGCCAAGGACGTCGGCGGCTTGCTTTCCCTGTACGACGACGGCGTCCGCCTCTTCGATCTCTGGGTCGTCTGGAGCCACGAAGGTGCGTCCGCCTGGCGGACATCCGTGGAGGAGTGGTTCGGCTCGCTGGGCGAGCAGAGCGTGGGCGTCGATTTCGCCGATGTGCAGACGACCCTCACGGACACACTGGCCACCCTGCACGCGATCATCACTTACCGGGAGGTCAGCAGTACCGGTGAGGAACTCGGTTCCATGCAGAACCGGCTGACGTGGGTCCTGCAAAAGTTCGACGACGGCTGGAGGATCGTTCACGAACACACCTCCGCGCCGGTCGACTTCGAAACCTCCAAGGTCATCCTCCAGCGGTAACGGCACCCGCGTGCTGAACCCTGTTCGCGATCCAGCGCACCAGCAGTGCCAGCACCGCGAACGCGACCACCAACGCGGCACAGTACAGCGCAACACCGCCGTACCCCTGCACCGTGGGATCGAGGAACGGGTAAGGATAGAACCCGACCACCGCTCCGCGGATCAGCGAGTAGAGGACATAGGCAACCGGAAAGATCATCCACACGAAGACGGTCCGCAGCCTGATGCGTGAGCGCGGCGGCCACACGATCCAGTCGACCAGCACGGCCAACGGCATCACCATATGGTGAACGGTGTTGATCCAGGGCAGCAGCCCACCGAGCTCGACATCGCGAAGCAGCGTATTGAACACGACTCCCACGAAGACCATATAGACAACCGACCCGCCGCGAATGGCGACGTCCACATCGTTGGTCTGATAGTTCCGTGCCAGGCGGACCGCACTGATGATGAATACAAGGCTGGCGATGATGTTCGAGAGGATCGTGAAGTAGCTGAAGAAGTTGACCGCGCCGAAATCCGAGTTCAGCGAGATCGTGAGCTGCACGACGACGCCGGCAAGGGAGAGCGCCGCGAATACCAGCCGAAAGGCGATCACCAGGTTCTTCTTCGTCATGCTCGAATAGTAACGGCGCCCAACGCGCAAGAGACGCAAGAAGCCGCCGACCGCATGTGGGGATGCGGTCGGCGGCCTCTCTATTCCGGGACCTCTACCTGGTGGTTACCGAAGTGTCATCGATACGGAAGACGGTTGCGTAGGAGTAATCCTCCACACCGAGGAAGCGCAGCTTGACGGTCTTGCCCTTGTACGCAGAGAGGTCAAGAACCTTCTCGGCGTAGGCGGACGACTTGTCCCTGTTGGAGTAGGTGGCGAGGGTCTTGGTGGAGGACCCGTCGATCACCTGCACCCGGAGCGTGTCGTAGGCGTAGGCGGTTCCCTCATTGCTCGCGACGTTCAGGAAGAAGTTCAGCGAAGCCGCGGAGACGTTGGCCGGAATGGTCACCGACTGGTCCAGGGTGTAGGAGCTGGACCGTCCGTAGCCGTTCAGTCCCGCATAGCCATTGCCCGTACGTGCGTTCGCACCGCTCTCGAAGGTGTCGGCGTAGTTCGATGTCCAGGACGCGCCGCCCTCTTCGAAGCCGGCGTTCTTCAGCAGGTTGCCGGAGGGTTCCGGGTCCGGATCCGGATCGGGATCGGGATCGGTTCCGCCGCCGAGCAGGGCCAGCGTTGCCGCTGCGTCTACGAGGCCGGCACCGCAGCCGCCGGAGCAGCTGCCGGGAAGGGTGCGTGCGCCGTCCTTGAGCGTCGCCTCGACCTGGGCGGGGGCGATGTCAGATTTCGCACCAACCATCAGTGCTGCCAGACCGGCGATGTGCGGGGCGGCCATGGAGGTTCCCTGGTAGGAGGCGTAGCTCTCGCCGGCCGGCGTCGTCGAACCCGCATTCAGGGTCGAGAGGATGCCGCCCGCGGCGCCGTTGCGGGTGTCGCCACCCGGTGCGGTGATGTCAACGAGCGAACCGTAGTTCGAGTAGTACGAGCGCCCACCGTCGATGTTGCTGGCTGCAACGGCAATGACGGAGTTGCAGTTTGCCGGCATGGCGCCGGAGACGTCGACGTTGCTGTTACCTGCTGCAACCACAACGCTGGTACCGCGTGAGACGGCACCGTTGATGGCGCTCTGCATGGTGCTGCTGCAGGAGGAGCCGCCGCCGAGGCTCATGTTGATGATGTCCGCCGGGTTGGCGTTTGCTGGAACTCCGGGTACTGATCCGCCCGAGGACCAGATAACCGCGTCAGCGATGTCTGACAGCGATCCGCCACACTTGGCGAGTACACGGACCGGAACACCCTTCGCATCCGGTGCAACGCCCGCTACACCCTTGGCGTTGTTGGTCACTGCCGCAACAGTGCCGGCTACGTGCGTGCCGTGCCACGATGACCGGCCGGCCGAGCCCTGGCCACATTCGCCTGCGCCGTACCAGTCGCCCTCGTCCTGGGCGTTGGCGTCGCGTCCGTTGCCGTCGCGGGCTGCTGATGCGTCAGCCACGAAGTCATAGCCGGGCAGGATGTTGCCGTTCAGGTCCGAGTGGGACGTGATGCCGGTGTCGATGACCGCAACCACGGCGCCAACGCCCGTCGAAGTGTCCCAGGCACCGGGTGTGCGCATGCCGTTCTGGCCGGTGAAGTCCCACTGCTCGTTGTAGCGGGTGTCGTTAGGATCCAGGAGCGCCGTGAATTTCACATCTGGCTCTACGGACTCAACGGTGCCGGAAGCGACGAGGTCCTTCATGAAGTTCTTCGCGTCCTCTCCGGCCAGGGGCTTGCTGGAGGAGATCAGGGTGGCGCCGGTTGCGAGGGTACGGACTTCCTTGACCGAGACTCCCTGCTCCTTTGCAGCGAGACCCCACGCGTTTGCGCGGCCCTTGGCGTTTGCGTTTGCAGCCGATGCTTTGTAGGTCACGATGAACTTGCTGTAGCTTTCGCCTTCCGCGACGTTCTGGACGAACGCGGTTGCCTTTCCGGCGTCAGCTTCACCGCTGGGGTTGGGCGCGGCGATCACAG
This genomic interval carries:
- a CDS encoding lipase maturation factor family protein → MDWLDADGYEIGRQILQRGVAAIYLIAFVSAINQFPALLGERGLLPAPRFIERVGKRAGPTLFRWRYSDRLLLTTCWIGAAIAALLIAGLPQAGPPWLPMVAFLMMWALYLSIVNIGQVFYGFGWESLLLEAGFLVAFLGSNDVDPPLLVLLAIRWLVFRLEFGAGTIKIRGDRSWRDLTALYYHHETQPMPNPASRFFHLLPKPLHRIEVAGNHFTQLVVPFFLFAPQPIAGIAAVIIIATQAWLVISGNFAWLNWITIVLTFGAVPDSFYEALFQVTIEPAYGRTPVWFTVVVVLMAAFIAYLSWQPLRNLFAKRQLMNASFNRFHLVNAYGAFGSVTKARYEVIIEGTIDDGAPGSRWREYEFKGKPGDPSRMPRQYAPYHLRLDWLMWFLALGSDGGWFSPLLVKLLRADPKILKLIRHDPFDGEPPRYIRARVFRYRFSTREEKRSTGLWWMREQSGTLVDPISLRSDHEHPAA
- a CDS encoding SgcJ/EcaC family oxidoreductase; protein product: MNEVETFPQRYAAAVRAKDVGGLLSLYDDGVRLFDLWVVWSHEGASAWRTSVEEWFGSLGEQSVGVDFADVQTTLTDTLATLHAIITYREVSSTGEELGSMQNRLTWVLQKFDDGWRIVHEHTSAPVDFETSKVILQR
- a CDS encoding Pr6Pr family membrane protein gives rise to the protein MTKKNLVIAFRLVFAALSLAGVVVQLTISLNSDFGAVNFFSYFTILSNIIASLVFIISAVRLARNYQTNDVDVAIRGGSVVYMVFVGVVFNTLLRDVELGGLLPWINTVHHMVMPLAVLVDWIVWPPRSRIRLRTVFVWMIFPVAYVLYSLIRGAVVGFYPYPFLDPTVQGYGGVALYCAALVVAFAVLALLVRWIANRVQHAGAVTAGG
- a CDS encoding S8 family peptidase; protein product: MGNTKSRKQGFLALSVAAAVGAMTFVASPVIAAPNPSGEADAGKATAFVQNVAEGESYSKFIVTYKASAANANAKGRANAWGLAAKEQGVSVKEVRTLATGATLISSSKPLAGEDAKNFMKDLVASGTVESVEPDVKFTALLDPNDTRYNEQWDFTGQNGMRTPGAWDTSTGVGAVVAVIDTGITSHSDLNGNILPGYDFVADASAARDGNGRDANAQDEGDWYGAGECGQGSAGRSSWHGTHVAGTVAAVTNNAKGVAGVAPDAKGVPVRVLAKCGGSLSDIADAVIWSSGGSVPGVPANANPADIINMSLGGGSSCSSTMQSAINGAVSRGTSVVVAAGNSNVDVSGAMPANCNSVIAVAASNIDGGRSYYSNYGSLVDITAPGGDTRNGAAGGILSTLNAGSTTPAGESYASYQGTSMAAPHIAGLAALMVGAKSDIAPAQVEATLKDGARTLPGSCSGGCGAGLVDAAATLALLGGGTDPDPDPDPDPEPSGNLLKNAGFEEGGASWTSNYADTFESGANARTGNGYAGLNGYGRSSSYTLDQSVTIPANVSAASLNFFLNVASNEGTAYAYDTLRVQVIDGSSTKTLATYSNRDKSSAYAEKVLDLSAYKGKTVKLRFLGVEDYSYATVFRIDDTSVTTR